The following are encoded together in the Candidatus Cloacimonadota bacterium genome:
- a CDS encoding SEL1-like repeat protein, with the protein MLKQGFFPKAVALAVLGILAAVLSANVQYSPDLLRAALNGDADSQYRLGWSYYNGEGITRDLREAVRWYSLAAEQGHTDAQNNLGWCYYRGDGVPQSDDEAARWWRIAARRGNQHAQYNLGWCYDNGFGLPQNKVEAFRWYQESARKGNPNAQNNLGFCYYLGEGVDQNLQQAAHWWTQAAEQGNSNAMYNLGICYDNGYGVEQDHREAAKWYRLAAESGADHKLPELDSMHTTAKPVPEEKLRPSPQRQYVEEDTYSGTLPKPPVQTEKPQPEDRGKYSDLYKTGLQHYNGDGVPQNESKALHWWLLAAMEDDPRAMYGLGVAYMNGRGAEKDEVEAVRWFIMAAEAGYAKAQNMLGVCYKNGSGVEKDMVEAAKWYRLAAQQNYAMAQSNLGICYAQGEGVEKNDEEACFWFALAEENGNASASEFREMVEPKLSAQQKERVEDRVKLWQAYFR; encoded by the coding sequence GGTGCTGGGCATTTTGGCGGCGGTTTTGAGCGCCAATGTGCAATACAGCCCCGATTTGCTGCGTGCAGCTCTGAATGGGGACGCGGATTCTCAATATCGTCTGGGTTGGAGTTATTACAACGGAGAAGGCATCACGCGTGACCTGCGGGAAGCGGTGAGATGGTATTCCCTGGCTGCGGAACAGGGACACACAGACGCCCAAAATAACCTGGGCTGGTGCTATTATCGCGGTGACGGAGTGCCCCAAAGCGATGACGAAGCCGCCAGATGGTGGAGAATCGCTGCCCGCAGAGGTAACCAACACGCGCAGTATAACTTGGGTTGGTGTTATGACAATGGATTTGGGCTTCCACAAAACAAGGTGGAGGCTTTCAGATGGTACCAGGAATCCGCCCGCAAGGGAAATCCGAATGCCCAGAACAACCTGGGATTCTGCTATTATCTGGGTGAGGGCGTGGATCAAAATCTCCAGCAGGCGGCACATTGGTGGACTCAGGCGGCGGAACAGGGTAATTCCAACGCCATGTATAACCTGGGCATCTGCTATGACAACGGTTACGGGGTTGAGCAAGACCATCGTGAAGCGGCAAAATGGTATCGCCTGGCTGCGGAAAGCGGTGCCGACCACAAACTTCCAGAGCTTGATAGCATGCACACCACCGCTAAACCTGTTCCAGAGGAGAAGCTTCGCCCCAGTCCACAACGTCAATATGTGGAAGAAGATACGTATTCTGGAACGCTTCCCAAACCTCCTGTCCAAACCGAAAAACCCCAACCCGAGGACAGAGGAAAATACAGCGATTTATATAAAACCGGGCTGCAGCATTACAATGGAGACGGGGTTCCCCAAAATGAGTCTAAAGCCTTGCACTGGTGGCTGTTGGCAGCGATGGAAGATGACCCCCGCGCCATGTATGGTCTGGGTGTGGCATACATGAATGGACGTGGCGCCGAAAAAGACGAAGTGGAAGCGGTGCGTTGGTTTATTATGGCCGCCGAAGCCGGTTACGCCAAGGCGCAGAACATGTTGGGGGTTTGCTATAAAAACGGCAGCGGAGTGGAAAAAGATATGGTTGAGGCGGCGAAATGGTATCGCTTGGCAGCTCAGCAAAATTACGCCATGGCTCAAAGCAACCTGGGAATTTGCTATGCCCAGGGCGAGGGAGTGGAAAAAAACGATGAGGAGGCGTGTTTTTGGTTCGCTCTGGCGGAGGAAAACGGAAACGCCTCAGCCAGCGAATTCAGGGAAATGGTGGAGCCAAAGCTCAGCGCGCAGCAAAAAGAGCGGGTTGAGGACAGGGTAAAGCTTTGGCAGGCTTATTTCCGTTGA